A region from the Corallococcus soli genome encodes:
- a CDS encoding aminotransferase class I/II-fold pyridoxal phosphate-dependent enzyme produces MKSTPEWNVEPAEGAPPQLPEQQLSMRDRLRLTESAESHLKELLSAETKLPLVSIEAQKPLQKYGIDSILISNLTRKLEGTFGPLPKTLFFEHKTLSSVAEYFVDHHRPQLVRAVGFSPEDALFLSASASQAAVAGPTPEAPPAPSRPQAPDAAGRGQASRFWRRDGAKAPRAPEPRASEPPIAIIGLAGRYPDADDVAQFWDNLKSGRDSIREIPADRWDVEKYFEPVKNRLGRTYSKWGGFVRDHDRFDHRFFSMSKADADFTDPQERVWLECVWHALEDAGYTPQGLHGKRVGVFVGVMSNMYQKLDVVVDGYAIAPVASAASIANRVSYQMDFTGPSLTLDTMCSSSLTAIHLASESLKRGECDVAIAGGVNLIVHPNKYVMLSLNGFLSTDGRCRSFGEGGDGYVPGEGAGAVVLKAATAAEADGDHVYGLIRGSSINHGGRVNGYTVPSPTAQASLIEDAFTRAGVNPRRLSYVEAHGTGTSLGDPVEVRALSIAMEKQTTERQFCAIGSVKSNIGHLESAAGIAGLTKVLLQMHHEQLVPSLHSDKLNPNIDFRNSPVYVQRALTDWAPASSATGEAQPRMAAVSGFGAGGSNAHVIIEEAPAPRSRAAEDATGARVVLLSAATLEQLRDYARRFIAFLEAPGASRPTLAEVAFTTQVGRVALDERIAFVVSSTGQLLERLRAFAAGAASQPDTYRGTVKEGGSGGVAASLVSGPEGAEIVRILMAGGNFTKLCQLWAMGLDVEWAGLYGAQHPRRVSLPGYPFARTHCWVPESSQAAAPVARASAAPPAITPVAAAPVAATDADPLHELILNAVSVVNPVARADMTVDQLLFEELHFDSIMLAQLNTRLMQSFPDLALSPELYSPEITIRKLADKLRELQGGPVTAAAPALESSTTPAPATASASVAGEVPDRVETFPEVAAIRRWNGVLEQAGMAPLLPLEGPNGVVIQQGEASLLNFSTYDFLGLASDRRVKDAAIQAAGHFGTSASASRPVSGEMPLYREFEQKLATFMGTEHAVLFVSGHATNVTTLEILIGQGDLLLVDEASRDRNLAEGGFVSGAEVMVFPHNDPAALDALLTQVRNRYRKVVIAVEGIYTRDGDIPDLPRFVELKKKHHAFLLVDEDNSFGVLGATGRGVCEHFGIAPGEVDIHSGGINKSLASCGGFVAGDRALVDYIKHHATSLIFAVSISPMSTASAIKALDVLEAEPERAKRARDTASLLRGELVSRGWKAGGSEGSPYVVVTVPDTTASLALAHALRQKGVVADWRGANDLGEDRAQIIFCATAEHTEDHVLRVLEALEGELPRLTAGDARLAALVTPAEAEWRKAFGPSLDHRIARDAAGLRSQAPVFEGEVPTELYRVAEFPEYKNMTKRLTTVAPDQFLYFKPHEGRVSDTICVGGRRMINYSSFNYLGLSGNDEVVAGAQTSVERYGTSSSASRRGSGTLQVHRELEKELADFIGVEEAIVFDAGHNTNVSTVGHLFGKGDLVLHDSLSHNSLIQGALLSGADRQPFPHNDYDAVDAILTNLRGRYRRVGVIIEGIYSQDGDIPDLKKFIEVKKRHQAILFIDEAHSIGVIGPSGRGVAEQFGVDPADCDILMGTISKSLATSGGYVAGSRALIDLLRETPCYRNNVNLSAAVAGAALEAVRVLRRNPEKVATLHARANLFLTLAKAHQLNTGLSNGSGIVPLMTYSSALAYRMTYALLEMGVTVHPFTYPVVPEGQARLRFFITADHTEEQIRFTVKEMARVARDFHAEQAAAGKPRLSNTGS; encoded by the coding sequence ATGAAAAGCACCCCGGAGTGGAACGTCGAACCCGCCGAAGGCGCGCCGCCGCAGCTGCCCGAGCAGCAGCTGTCCATGCGTGACCGGCTGCGCCTCACCGAGAGCGCGGAGTCCCACCTGAAGGAGCTGCTGTCGGCGGAGACGAAGCTCCCGCTCGTCTCCATCGAGGCGCAGAAGCCGCTGCAGAAGTACGGCATCGACTCCATCCTCATCTCCAACCTCACGCGCAAGCTGGAGGGGACGTTCGGCCCGCTGCCGAAGACGCTCTTCTTCGAGCACAAGACGCTGAGCTCGGTGGCCGAGTACTTCGTGGACCACCACCGGCCGCAGCTCGTGAGGGCGGTCGGGTTCTCCCCGGAGGATGCCCTCTTCCTGTCCGCAAGCGCCTCCCAGGCCGCCGTCGCCGGCCCCACGCCGGAGGCCCCTCCGGCGCCGTCGCGCCCCCAGGCCCCGGACGCCGCGGGCCGCGGACAGGCCAGCCGCTTCTGGCGCCGCGACGGCGCCAAGGCCCCGCGCGCTCCGGAGCCGCGCGCCAGCGAGCCGCCCATCGCCATCATCGGACTGGCGGGCCGCTACCCGGACGCGGACGACGTGGCGCAGTTCTGGGACAACCTGAAGTCCGGCCGTGACTCCATCCGTGAGATCCCCGCCGACCGCTGGGACGTGGAGAAGTACTTCGAGCCGGTGAAGAACCGCCTGGGCCGCACCTACAGCAAGTGGGGCGGGTTCGTGCGCGACCACGACCGCTTCGACCACCGCTTCTTCTCCATGTCCAAGGCGGACGCGGACTTCACCGACCCGCAGGAGCGCGTCTGGCTGGAGTGCGTCTGGCACGCGCTGGAGGACGCCGGCTACACGCCGCAGGGCCTGCACGGCAAGCGCGTGGGCGTGTTCGTCGGCGTGATGTCGAACATGTACCAGAAGCTGGACGTGGTGGTGGATGGCTACGCCATCGCGCCGGTGGCGTCCGCCGCCTCCATCGCCAACCGCGTGTCGTACCAGATGGACTTCACCGGCCCCAGCCTCACGCTGGACACGATGTGCTCCTCGTCGCTCACCGCCATCCACCTGGCCAGCGAGAGCCTCAAGCGCGGCGAGTGCGACGTGGCCATCGCGGGCGGCGTCAACCTCATCGTCCACCCGAACAAGTACGTGATGCTGAGCCTCAACGGCTTCCTCTCCACCGACGGCCGCTGCCGCAGCTTCGGCGAGGGCGGCGACGGCTACGTGCCCGGCGAGGGCGCGGGCGCGGTGGTGCTCAAGGCCGCGACCGCCGCGGAGGCGGACGGCGACCACGTCTACGGGCTCATCCGGGGCAGCTCCATCAACCACGGCGGCCGCGTCAACGGCTACACCGTGCCCAGCCCCACGGCGCAGGCCTCCCTCATCGAGGACGCCTTCACCCGCGCGGGCGTGAACCCGCGCCGGCTGAGCTACGTCGAAGCGCACGGCACCGGCACGTCCCTGGGCGACCCGGTGGAGGTGCGCGCGCTCTCCATCGCCATGGAGAAGCAGACGACGGAGCGGCAGTTCTGCGCCATCGGCTCGGTGAAGTCGAACATCGGGCACCTGGAGTCCGCCGCCGGCATCGCGGGCCTCACCAAGGTGCTGCTCCAGATGCACCATGAGCAGCTGGTGCCGTCGCTGCACAGCGACAAGCTCAACCCGAACATCGACTTCCGCAACTCCCCCGTCTACGTGCAGCGCGCGCTGACGGACTGGGCGCCCGCGTCCTCGGCCACCGGCGAGGCGCAGCCGCGCATGGCGGCCGTGAGCGGCTTCGGCGCGGGCGGCTCCAACGCCCACGTCATCATCGAGGAGGCCCCGGCCCCCCGGTCGCGCGCCGCGGAGGACGCCACGGGGGCTCGCGTGGTCCTGCTGTCGGCGGCCACGCTGGAGCAGCTGCGCGACTACGCGCGGCGCTTCATCGCGTTCCTGGAGGCGCCGGGCGCCTCCCGTCCGACGCTCGCGGAGGTGGCCTTCACCACCCAGGTGGGCCGCGTGGCGCTGGATGAGCGCATCGCGTTCGTGGTGAGCAGCACGGGCCAGCTGCTGGAGCGCCTGCGCGCCTTCGCGGCGGGCGCGGCGTCCCAGCCGGACACCTACCGGGGCACCGTCAAGGAGGGCGGCTCCGGGGGCGTGGCGGCCTCGCTCGTCAGCGGCCCGGAGGGCGCGGAGATCGTCCGCATCCTGATGGCCGGTGGCAACTTCACCAAGCTGTGCCAGCTCTGGGCCATGGGCCTGGACGTGGAGTGGGCCGGCCTCTACGGCGCCCAGCATCCCCGCCGCGTGTCGCTGCCCGGCTACCCCTTCGCGCGCACCCACTGCTGGGTCCCGGAGTCCTCGCAGGCCGCCGCCCCCGTCGCGCGGGCGAGCGCCGCGCCGCCGGCCATCACCCCGGTCGCCGCCGCGCCCGTGGCCGCCACGGACGCGGATCCGCTGCACGAGCTCATCCTCAACGCCGTCTCCGTCGTCAACCCCGTGGCGCGCGCGGACATGACCGTGGATCAGCTCCTGTTCGAGGAGCTGCACTTCGACTCCATCATGCTCGCGCAGCTCAACACGCGCCTGATGCAGTCGTTCCCGGACCTGGCCCTGTCCCCGGAGCTCTACTCGCCGGAGATCACCATCCGGAAGCTCGCGGACAAGCTGCGCGAGCTCCAGGGCGGCCCCGTGACGGCCGCGGCGCCGGCCCTGGAGTCCTCCACCACCCCGGCCCCGGCCACCGCCTCCGCGAGCGTCGCGGGCGAGGTCCCGGACCGCGTGGAGACCTTCCCGGAGGTGGCGGCCATCCGGCGCTGGAACGGGGTGCTGGAGCAGGCGGGCATGGCGCCGCTGCTGCCCCTGGAGGGCCCCAACGGCGTCGTCATCCAGCAGGGCGAGGCGTCGCTGCTCAACTTCTCCACCTATGACTTCCTGGGGCTCGCGTCGGACCGGCGCGTGAAGGACGCGGCCATCCAGGCGGCGGGGCACTTCGGCACGTCCGCGTCGGCCAGCCGGCCGGTGTCCGGTGAGATGCCGCTGTACCGCGAGTTCGAGCAGAAGCTGGCCACGTTCATGGGCACCGAGCACGCGGTGCTCTTCGTGTCCGGCCACGCCACCAACGTCACCACGCTGGAGATCCTCATCGGGCAGGGGGACCTGCTGCTCGTCGACGAGGCCAGCCGCGACCGCAACCTGGCCGAGGGCGGCTTCGTGTCCGGCGCGGAGGTGATGGTCTTCCCGCACAACGACCCGGCCGCGCTGGACGCCCTGCTCACCCAGGTGCGCAACCGCTACCGCAAGGTCGTCATCGCGGTGGAGGGCATCTACACGCGCGACGGTGACATCCCGGACCTGCCGCGCTTCGTGGAGCTGAAGAAGAAGCACCACGCGTTCCTGCTGGTGGACGAGGACAACTCCTTCGGCGTCCTGGGCGCCACCGGCCGCGGCGTGTGCGAGCACTTCGGCATCGCCCCCGGCGAGGTGGACATCCACTCGGGCGGCATCAACAAGTCGCTCGCCAGCTGCGGCGGCTTCGTCGCGGGCGACCGCGCGCTGGTGGACTACATCAAGCACCACGCGACCAGCCTCATCTTCGCCGTCTCCATCTCCCCCATGAGCACCGCCTCCGCCATCAAGGCCCTGGACGTGCTGGAGGCGGAGCCCGAGCGGGCGAAGCGCGCCCGCGACACCGCCAGCCTCCTGCGCGGGGAGCTCGTCTCGCGCGGCTGGAAGGCGGGCGGCAGCGAGGGCAGCCCCTACGTCGTCGTCACCGTGCCCGACACCACGGCCAGCCTGGCCCTGGCGCACGCGCTGCGGCAGAAGGGCGTCGTGGCGGACTGGCGCGGCGCGAACGACCTGGGCGAGGACCGCGCGCAGATCATCTTCTGCGCCACCGCCGAACACACCGAGGACCACGTCCTGCGCGTGCTCGAAGCCCTGGAAGGCGAACTGCCCAGGCTGACCGCGGGCGACGCCCGGCTGGCGGCCCTCGTGACCCCGGCGGAGGCCGAGTGGCGCAAGGCCTTCGGGCCCTCGCTGGACCACCGCATCGCCCGCGACGCGGCGGGCCTGCGCTCGCAGGCGCCGGTGTTCGAAGGTGAGGTCCCCACCGAGCTGTACCGGGTGGCGGAGTTCCCGGAATACAAGAATATGACGAAGCGCCTCACCACGGTGGCGCCGGACCAGTTCCTGTACTTCAAGCCGCATGAGGGCCGCGTCAGCGATACCATCTGCGTCGGCGGCCGACGGATGATCAACTACTCCAGCTTCAACTACCTGGGCCTGTCCGGGAACGATGAGGTGGTCGCGGGGGCCCAGACGTCGGTGGAGCGCTACGGCACGTCGTCGTCCGCCAGCCGCCGGGGCAGCGGCACCTTGCAGGTGCACCGCGAGCTGGAGAAGGAGCTGGCGGACTTCATCGGCGTGGAGGAGGCCATCGTCTTCGACGCGGGCCACAACACCAACGTGAGCACGGTGGGGCACCTGTTCGGCAAGGGCGACCTCGTGCTGCACGACTCGCTCAGCCACAACAGCCTCATCCAGGGCGCGCTGCTGTCGGGCGCGGACCGCCAGCCCTTCCCGCACAACGACTACGACGCGGTGGACGCCATCCTCACCAACCTGCGCGGCCGCTACCGCCGCGTGGGCGTCATCATCGAGGGCATCTACAGCCAGGACGGCGACATCCCGGACCTGAAGAAGTTCATCGAGGTGAAGAAGCGCCACCAGGCCATCCTCTTCATCGACGAGGCGCACTCCATTGGCGTCATCGGGCCGTCGGGCCGGGGCGTCGCGGAGCAGTTCGGCGTGGATCCCGCCGACTGCGACATCCTCATGGGCACCATCAGCAAGAGCCTGGCGACGTCCGGCGGCTACGTGGCCGGCAGCCGCGCGCTCATCGACCTGCTGCGCGAAACGCCCTGCTACCGCAACAACGTCAACCTGTCCGCCGCGGTCGCGGGCGCGGCGCTGGAGGCCGTGCGCGTGCTGCGCCGCAACCCGGAGAAGGTGGCCACGCTGCACGCGCGCGCCAACCTCTTCCTCACGCTCGCCAAGGCGCACCAGCTCAACACGGGCCTGAGCAACGGGAGCGGCATCGTCCCGTTGATGACGTACAGCTCCGCGCTGGCCTACCGCATGACGTACGCGCTGCTGGAGATGGGCGTCACCGTCCATCCGTTCACGTACCCCGTCGTCCCGGAAGGACAGGCCCGCCTGCGCTTCTTCATCACGGCGGACCACACCGAGGAGCAGATCCGCTTCACCGTGAAGGAGATGGCGCGCGTCGCGCGCGACTTCCACGCGGAACAGGCAGCCGCGGGCAAGCCGCGTCTGTCCAACACCGGGAGCTGA
- a CDS encoding ABC transporter ATP-binding protein, which produces MSLIELNGVEKSYQMGEMLVQALKGVDLSIREQEFMAVVGPSGSGKSTLLNLIGTIDEPTAGSVSLKGQDVNKLKDNERTELRNRTIGFVFQRFNLVPVLTALENVSLPLELQGIKAAEARKRALAALEEVGLAAQVRHRPDQLSGGQQQRVAIARALVTNPSLVIADEPTANLDSDTSQKIIELMRNLNTRHKTTFIFSTHDQRLLGHVDRLVHLQDGRIISAPGAHS; this is translated from the coding sequence ATGTCACTGATTGAGTTGAACGGAGTCGAGAAGAGCTACCAGATGGGTGAGATGCTGGTGCAGGCGCTCAAGGGCGTCGACCTGTCCATCCGCGAGCAGGAGTTCATGGCCGTGGTCGGCCCGTCCGGTTCGGGCAAGAGCACGCTGCTCAACCTGATTGGCACCATCGACGAGCCCACCGCGGGCTCGGTGTCCCTCAAGGGCCAGGACGTCAACAAGCTGAAGGACAACGAGCGCACGGAGCTGCGCAACCGCACCATCGGGTTCGTCTTCCAGCGCTTCAACCTGGTGCCGGTGCTCACCGCGCTGGAGAACGTGTCGCTGCCCCTGGAACTGCAGGGCATCAAGGCCGCGGAGGCCCGCAAGCGCGCGCTGGCGGCGCTGGAGGAGGTGGGGCTGGCCGCCCAGGTCCGCCACCGTCCGGATCAGCTCTCCGGCGGTCAGCAGCAGCGCGTCGCCATCGCGCGGGCGCTGGTGACCAACCCCTCGCTGGTCATCGCGGACGAGCCCACGGCCAACCTGGACTCGGACACGTCCCAGAAGATCATCGAGCTCATGCGCAACCTCAACACGCGCCACAAGACCACCTTCATCTTCTCCACGCACGACCAGCGCCTGCTGGGGCACGTGGACCGGCTCGTCCACCTGCAGGACGGCCGCATCATCAGCGCCCCCGGTGCACACTCATGA
- a CDS encoding ABC transporter permease, whose product MISTFFAVAFRNILKNRRRSLVTLLAFGVGFAALSLFRGYTTNVFEELRSSAILDEGLGHLTISKEGWREKGSLDPEKYLLTKDELDKVAAIVKAEPGVVMVSPKLNLAGLASNGKVSQIFIAEGVVPEDFKALSRADAKVRSKLSQQTPDAVEIGEGLARLMDIQGGEGSAVLSGVTLAGQMNAIDVQVVRAFNTGVPDTNDKFVRMPLELAQQLYETDRADRILVLLNDVEATEATRTNLLTKLRGAGLSMEIKTWEELSVFFAGTNEMLGILLSFMGSIVLVIVVMSVINTMGVAVMERTREIGTLRALGLKKQGTVTLFALEGAMLGVLGCLIGTAIHTAVWAVIKVAQPMYTPPGFSEEVPFVIAYVPEFLVGLGFFMVVFALFAAILPASRASKQSVVVSLGHI is encoded by the coding sequence ATGATTTCCACGTTCTTCGCCGTCGCCTTCCGCAACATCCTCAAGAACCGCCGCCGCTCGCTCGTCACGCTGCTGGCCTTCGGCGTGGGCTTCGCCGCGCTGTCGCTGTTCCGGGGCTACACCACCAACGTCTTCGAGGAGCTGCGCAGCTCCGCCATCCTGGACGAAGGCCTGGGGCACCTGACCATCTCCAAGGAGGGCTGGCGGGAGAAGGGCAGCCTGGATCCGGAGAAGTACCTGCTCACGAAGGACGAGCTCGACAAGGTCGCCGCCATCGTGAAGGCGGAGCCGGGCGTGGTGATGGTCAGCCCGAAGCTCAACCTGGCGGGGCTCGCGTCCAACGGCAAGGTGTCGCAGATCTTCATCGCCGAGGGCGTCGTCCCGGAGGACTTCAAGGCGCTCAGCCGCGCGGACGCCAAAGTGCGCTCGAAGCTCAGCCAGCAGACCCCCGACGCGGTGGAGATCGGCGAGGGCCTGGCGCGCCTGATGGACATCCAGGGCGGCGAGGGCTCCGCGGTGCTGTCGGGCGTGACGCTCGCCGGGCAGATGAACGCCATCGACGTGCAGGTGGTGCGCGCGTTCAACACCGGCGTGCCGGACACCAACGACAAGTTCGTGCGCATGCCGCTGGAACTGGCGCAGCAGCTGTATGAGACGGACCGCGCGGACCGCATCCTGGTGCTGCTCAATGACGTGGAGGCCACGGAGGCCACCCGCACGAACCTGCTCACCAAGCTGCGCGGGGCGGGGCTGTCCATGGAGATCAAGACCTGGGAGGAGCTGTCCGTCTTCTTCGCGGGCACCAACGAGATGCTGGGCATCCTGCTGAGCTTCATGGGCAGCATCGTGCTGGTCATCGTGGTGATGAGCGTCATCAACACCATGGGCGTGGCCGTCATGGAGCGCACGCGGGAGATCGGGACGCTGCGCGCGCTGGGCCTGAAGAAGCAGGGCACCGTGACGCTCTTCGCCCTGGAGGGCGCGATGCTGGGCGTGCTGGGGTGCCTCATCGGCACCGCCATCCACACCGCCGTGTGGGCCGTCATCAAGGTGGCGCAGCCCATGTACACGCCGCCGGGCTTCTCCGAAGAGGTGCCCTTCGTCATCGCCTACGTGCCGGAGTTCCTCGTGGGGCTGGGCTTCTTCATGGTCGTCTTCGCCCTGTTCGCGGCCATCCTCCCCGCCTCGCGCGCCTCCAAGCAGTCGGTGGTCGTCTCGCTGGGCCACATCTGA
- a CDS encoding outer membrane lipoprotein-sorting protein: MKMLRNLLGLGVLLVASVAAADVDGMAIIREADLSRGNSEGVVWDVKVEEATGSKKTVGEYQVSGKGYNSLVEFTAPANTKGRKLLMVERNMWFIRPGLSRPVPISPRQRLLGSAANGDLASTNYGGAYVIEKMAEAKVGEKDCYLFDLKAATNNATYDRIRYWVAKDSTVGVKAEFLTSSGKLLKSATFEYDNQAEFQGKARKFISKMVIHDPAATDSVTTLSFRNVRATPVPDSKFNLNLIAR, translated from the coding sequence ATGAAGATGCTTCGGAATCTGCTGGGCCTGGGGGTGCTGCTGGTCGCGAGTGTCGCCGCCGCGGACGTGGACGGCATGGCCATCATCCGCGAGGCGGACCTGTCTCGTGGCAACTCCGAGGGCGTCGTGTGGGACGTCAAGGTGGAGGAGGCCACGGGCTCCAAGAAGACCGTGGGCGAGTACCAGGTGTCCGGCAAGGGCTACAACAGCCTGGTCGAGTTCACCGCCCCGGCGAACACCAAGGGCCGCAAGCTCCTGATGGTGGAGCGCAACATGTGGTTCATCCGCCCGGGCCTCAGCCGCCCGGTGCCCATCTCCCCGCGCCAGCGGCTGCTGGGCAGCGCGGCCAACGGCGACCTGGCGTCCACCAACTACGGCGGCGCCTACGTCATCGAGAAGATGGCCGAGGCCAAGGTGGGCGAGAAGGACTGCTACCTGTTCGACCTCAAGGCGGCCACCAACAACGCCACCTACGACCGTATCCGTTACTGGGTGGCCAAGGACTCCACCGTTGGCGTGAAGGCGGAGTTCCTCACCTCGTCGGGCAAGCTGCTCAAGAGCGCCACCTTCGAATACGACAACCAGGCCGAGTTCCAGGGCAAGGCGCGCAAGTTCATCTCGAAGATGGTCATCCATGATCCGGCGGCCACGGACTCGGTGACGACGCTGTCGTTCCGCAACGTGCGCGCGACGCCGGTGCCGGACTCGAAGTTCAACCTCAACCTCATCGCCCGCTGA